One stretch of Procambarus clarkii isolate CNS0578487 unplaced genomic scaffold, FALCON_Pclarkii_2.0 HiC_scaffold_190, whole genome shotgun sequence DNA includes these proteins:
- the LOC138361131 gene encoding uncharacterized protein — MLHYLAYYKNKREILTEHTEELLCGIFPSYLSKDPNKYTIEEKHLSTKNKSGILALLKQGQKLCSDKLSDAKRLFGYQEEDVDVSEPYLELCDSEDDDDEDEDLLLN; from the exons atgctgcattatctcgcatattacaagaataagagagagattttaaccgaacatactgaagagttgttatgtggaatttttccttcatatctaagcaag gatcctaacaagtacactattgaagagaagcacctatcaaccaaaaataagagtggaatcttggctcttttgaagcaagggcaaaagttgtgttctgacaagctgagtgatgcaaagcgtttatttggataccaggaagaggatgttgatgtttccgagccctacctggagctttgtgacagtgaagatgatgatgatgaagatgaagatttactactaaactga